Proteins encoded within one genomic window of Streptomyces sp. NBC_01237:
- a CDS encoding MAB_1171c family putative transporter, which translates to MLSGLIWAAAIAMTAVALWRLPALRHGDRLRRSLWFCTLAFSGTIWCRVPQVKHALDHSPVTDLSALGKYLTSMGAILAILNYITAIYARPISGVPPRHITVSRRVSRVANASALGALAAMVVLFFTVVDRSRPSVDFAADHAGQWGAGLFLTIVYTYLAAAASTCCYQWSRASQRADTRSLRIGLTLMAAAMVIYTVYPALRIFTVWFPTDASSVTMRTIADSVNLVVAGLWAAGASIPSTTAVAARWTSRCALRTLYPLWRDLMRAFPHLAFQPPGSAAREMIRLSPPLDVRLDRWTQEIGDAVEQLRHHAAEDLMPCAQAAAEYLPDPEPAAEAYWIRAALHSAGAGKRAPLPVRGLPSKPLSDARAEGFWLARVTRAYTAMTPEQVRQLLQKAGAPASGSPYPEGQARAA; encoded by the coding sequence GTGCTGAGCGGCCTTATCTGGGCGGCGGCCATCGCCATGACGGCAGTTGCTCTGTGGCGCCTGCCGGCCCTGCGTCACGGTGATCGTCTTCGGCGGTCTCTGTGGTTTTGCACTTTGGCGTTCAGCGGGACGATCTGGTGCCGGGTGCCGCAGGTGAAGCATGCCTTGGACCACTCCCCCGTGACGGACCTCTCCGCGCTGGGAAAGTACCTGACGTCCATGGGTGCGATCCTCGCGATCCTCAACTACATCACGGCAATCTACGCACGGCCTATCTCCGGAGTCCCGCCGCGGCACATCACCGTTTCGCGGCGGGTGAGCCGCGTCGCCAATGCGAGCGCCCTGGGGGCCCTGGCCGCCATGGTCGTCCTCTTCTTCACCGTGGTGGACCGGAGCCGGCCGAGCGTTGACTTCGCCGCCGATCACGCCGGGCAGTGGGGTGCGGGGCTCTTCCTGACGATCGTGTACACGTACCTCGCGGCTGCCGCGTCAACCTGCTGCTACCAGTGGAGCCGCGCGAGTCAGCGCGCGGACACCCGGTCGTTGCGCATCGGGCTGACCCTCATGGCCGCTGCCATGGTCATCTACACCGTTTACCCCGCACTGCGCATCTTCACGGTCTGGTTCCCCACGGATGCCAGCTCGGTCACGATGCGCACCATCGCCGACTCCGTCAATCTGGTGGTAGCGGGGCTGTGGGCCGCCGGCGCGAGCATCCCGTCCACGACGGCGGTCGCGGCACGCTGGACGTCCCGGTGCGCACTGCGCACTCTTTACCCTCTGTGGCGGGATCTGATGCGCGCCTTCCCCCACCTCGCCTTCCAGCCGCCCGGGTCGGCCGCCAGGGAGATGATTCGCCTCTCGCCCCCGCTGGACGTGCGCCTGGACCGCTGGACGCAGGAGATCGGCGATGCGGTGGAGCAGCTGCGTCATCACGCGGCCGAGGACCTGATGCCCTGTGCGCAGGCCGCGGCCGAATACCTTCCCGATCCGGAACCGGCAGCCGAGGCTTACTGGATCCGTGCTGCCCTGCACAGCGCGGGCGCGGGAAAGCGGGCTCCACTCCCGGTACGGGGCCTGCCGAGTAAGCCCTTGAGCGATGCCCGGGCGGAGGGGTTCTGGCTGGCGCGGGTCACCCGCGCCTACACCGCCATGACGCCGGAGCAGGTGCGTCAGCTGCTTCAGAAGGCAGGGGCGCCTGCGAGCGGCAGCCCATACCCGGAAGGCCAAGCGCGTGCGGCGTAA
- a CDS encoding helix-turn-helix transcriptional regulator — MPSRRFDGRRLREVRRAADMHQRVLAQGLGLGSHAPVATWESGRAFPPAEKLPKIAQLLGQDLDVLFPRDGDPDLVDLRCDAGYSQGAAADAARVLSRFLLGSAERGVRRLDADAVAMLAELYGVTSEELRAAEARSFGESVPSHRSAPGKTPTEGFEALLRAAFPGADVSDSDVASAVNAKLGSDLVQPAQIAALRAGMAATDVFSGLARRIAFEGLGAVLGVSPIVFEDGASVERRVLEDIRYLAEQRDIALAARGGEGGVSPAMLSVLNELLAAENAHEQDGGSR, encoded by the coding sequence GGGCCTGGGCTCGCACGCGCCCGTGGCCACGTGGGAGAGCGGACGGGCGTTTCCTCCGGCGGAGAAGCTGCCCAAGATCGCACAGCTGCTCGGCCAGGATCTTGACGTCCTGTTCCCCCGGGACGGCGATCCCGACCTGGTGGACCTGCGTTGCGATGCGGGCTACTCCCAGGGCGCTGCCGCAGACGCGGCGAGGGTGCTGAGCCGCTTCCTGCTGGGGAGCGCTGAGCGCGGGGTGCGCCGACTCGACGCCGACGCGGTCGCCATGCTGGCGGAGCTGTACGGAGTGACCAGCGAGGAGCTGCGGGCTGCCGAGGCCAGATCTTTCGGTGAGTCCGTACCTTCACACCGATCCGCCCCCGGGAAGACGCCGACCGAAGGATTCGAAGCCCTTCTCCGGGCGGCATTCCCCGGCGCCGACGTGTCCGACAGCGACGTTGCCTCAGCCGTCAACGCCAAGCTGGGCAGCGACCTCGTCCAGCCTGCGCAGATCGCGGCCCTGCGCGCCGGTATGGCCGCGACCGACGTGTTCAGCGGCCTGGCCCGGAGAATCGCCTTCGAAGGGCTCGGCGCGGTGCTCGGTGTCTCCCCGATCGTCTTCGAGGACGGGGCCTCGGTCGAGCGGCGCGTACTGGAGGACATCCGGTACCTCGCGGAGCAGCGCGACATCGCCCTCGCCGCGCGTGGCGGCGAGGGCGGGGTTTCCCCGGCGATGCTCAGCGTGCTCAATGAACTGCTGGCAGCCGAGAACGCTCACGAGCAGGACGGCGGTTCGCGGTAG